One Penaeus chinensis breed Huanghai No. 1 chromosome 12, ASM1920278v2, whole genome shotgun sequence DNA segment encodes these proteins:
- the LOC125031277 gene encoding uncharacterized protein LOC125031277, with protein MHPLKKATMLLGVLCVIAGIGVAEATVDLTQESQDCEVLQLPLGHPIKVFEQTLQVAVFLLDGSLDAAAAAISDAAGRKCVIHIQTDAENETLADVNIACSNNSTASSRITNAFRPEKWTQLFISVEDKAEHDPLDDANDDPHDILVMVRRENERDFFLKIFPSGLQPPLRMRWLSHNNMSIVFNCGKGEGCQLHNAALHHGRGRSSFFYFQPAAPPAAMDIEVSVTPREALTIPLRQELPNTQGWKAVKLTRDRNAINVWVDNEKVKQVSTRVTFPDNDILDVKLKGSGQMMTWCDPRPASESTEVPTSALTSTAIFDFLPWILAAVFLLVSVVVTVFLIHSRRSLSRTKKALRAQDSPATPSDSSIVQMPHDLQLLPSTSSSLRSFGAPSRARTSDRLSQLSYDNPMPHVM; from the exons ATGCATCCATTAAAAAAGGCTACCATGCTCCTCGGTGTGTTGTGCGTTATAGCCGGCATCGGTGTGGCAGAAGCGACGGTGGACCTCACGCAGGAATCACAAG ATTGCGAGGTCCTTCAGCTTCCTCTCGGCCACCCTATAAAGGTCTTCGAGCAGACGCTCCAGGTGGCCGTGTTCCTCCTCGACGGCAGCCTggacgccgccgccgctgccatcAGCGACGCCGCCGGACGCAAGTGCGTCATCCACATCCAGACGGACGCCGAGAACGAGACGCTGGCCGACGTCAACATCGCGTGCTCGAACAACTCCACCGCGTCGTCGCGAATCACCAACGCCTTCCGCCCGGAGAAGTGGACGCAGCTCTTCATCAGCGTGGAGGACAAAGCGGAGCACGACCCCCTGGACGACGCCAACGACGACCCCCACGACATCCTGGTTATGGTACGCAGGGAGAACGAACGGGACTTCTTCCTCAAAATCTTTCCGAGCGGTCTCCAGCCGCCGCTGAGGATGCGCTGGCTCAGTCACAACAACATGAGCATCGTGTTCAACTGCGGCAAAGGCGAAG GATGCCAGCTGCACAACGCCGCCCTCCACCACGGGCGTGGGCGGAGCTCGTTCTTCTACTTCCAGCCCGCCGCCCCGCCCGCTGCTATGGACATCGAGGTCTCCGTCACCCCCCGCGAGGCCCTCACCATCCCGCTGCGTCAGGAGCTCCCCAACACGCAGGGCTGGAAGGCCGTCAAGCTCACCAGGGACAGGAATGCTATCAAC GTGTGGGTTGACAACGAAAAGGTGAAGCAAGTGTCCACAAGGGTCACCTTCCCCGACAACGACATCCTGGACGTGAAACTCAAAGGCTCCGGCCAGATGATGACCTGGTGCGACCCGCGACCTGCCTCGGAGAGCACGGAAGTCCCCACGAGCG CGCTGACGTCCACCGCCATCTTCGACTTCCTGCCGTGGATCCTTGCCGCCGTCTTCCTTCTGGTCTCCGTCGTCGTCACGGTGTTCCTCATCCACAGCAGAAGGTCTCTCTCCAGGACCAAGAAGGCGCTGAGAGCCCAGGACTCCCCCGCTACTCCTTCGGATAGCTCGATCGTCCAGATGCCTCACGATCTCCAGCTCCTGCCGAGTACGTCGTCGTCCTTGAGGTCCTTCGGCGCGCCCTCTCGCGCCCGGACCTCCGACCGCCTCTCGCAGCTCAGCTACGACAACCCGATGCCGCACGTCATGTAG
- the LOC125031205 gene encoding uncharacterized protein LOC125031205 isoform X2, which translates to MLEGAEPHPKEARGQILLSLLPEDEHWTAELNVADSGSVCVVNLKDSVTFDGIEEEFIVTTGKDGKQNQSALDPPLFHRNSWTDVLLAVEQEAAVGNTSTGNQSNENLTGFLSLVLAQGTERKVIRVTDCPLRSNSFTLSWTTSSNISFTVDCQNKVCAAGRRILSSSNATAFYYRSKFPSDIVRVTLTTFAAGEAGEESFVESWHVDESCQVNQWHKISFRRLLRGLEMILPGKPPRTIRNTSALSPDFCITEVSVDGSGVVTWCAPDEPQPSARYLEVVLSAVLSFAAGNAVFLCGRLRRKRRSRDAKGEKYLFRYERRRSSSEESSHYMRYCEPPEPSLPLSSPPPLPQTYPPPLPLKDPPPLPKTYPPPLPLKDPPPLPQTYPPPLPLKGPPPLPPPLA; encoded by the exons ATGCTCGAGGGCGCAGAGCCTCACCCCAAGGAAGCGCGCGGCCAAATCCTCCTGAGTCTCCTGCCGGAGGACGAGCACTGGACAGCCGAACTGAATGTCGCCGACAGCGGCTCCGTGTGTGTAGTGAATCTGAAGGACAGCGTGACATTCGACGGAATAGAGGAGGAGTTCATAGTGACGACAGGCAAGGATGGCAAGCAGAACCAGAGCGCCCTCGATCCGCCACTTTTCCACAGGAACTCTTGGACGGACGTATTGCTTGCTGTCGAACAGGAAGCCGCTGTTGGGAATACCTCCACTGGGAATCAGTCCAATGAGAATCTCACGGGCTTCCTGTCTTTGGTGCTGGCGCAGGGTACGGAGCGGAAGGTCATACGCGTCACGGACTGCCCGCTCAGGTCGAATTCTTTTACCTTAAGTTGGACGACATCTAGCAATATATCGTTCACCGTCGACTGCCAAAACAAAG TGTGCGCCGCCGGCCGCCGCATACTGTCCTCTAGCAACGCCACCGCATTCTACTACAGAAGCAAGTTTCCTTCGGATATTGTGCGAGTGACGCTGACCACCTTCGCCGCTGGGGAAGCCGGGGAGGAATCCTTCGTAGAGTCCTGGCACGTGGACGAGAGCTGCCAAGTTAACCAGTGGCACAAGATATCCTTCAGGAGGCTTCTGCGAGGCCTGGAG ATGATTTTGCCCGGGAAACCTCCTAGGACCATTCGAAACACAAGCGCCCTCTCGCCGGACTTCTGCATTACTGAGGTCAGTGTGGACGGCAGTGGCGTCGTGACCTGGTGTGCCCCCGATGAGCCTCAACCGTCGGCACGGT ACCTGGAAGTGGTGTTGTCTGCTGTCTTGAGCTTTGCTGCTGGCAACGCCGTCTTCCTCTGCGGACGACTTCGCAGGAAGAGGAGGTCCAGGGACGCTAAAGGCGAGAAATACCTCTTCCGTTATGAAAGACGTCGTAGTTCCAGTGAGGAGTCGTCCCACTACATGCGTTATTGCGAGCCGCCTGAACCTTCGTTGCCACTGtcatcccctcctccactcccacaAACGTATCCACCTCCACTGCCCCTCAAGGATCCGCCTCCACTCCCAAAAACGTATCCACCTCCACTGCCCCTCAAGGATCCGCCTCCACTCCCACAAACGTATCCACCTCCACTGCCCCTCAAGggtccacctccacttcctccgccgTTAGCATAG
- the LOC125031205 gene encoding uncharacterized protein LOC125031205 isoform X1: MAGLSLMVSILTGITCGYTRAEHCDLFPFPMLEGAEPHPKEARGQILLSLLPEDEHWTAELNVADSGSVCVVNLKDSVTFDGIEEEFIVTTGKDGKQNQSALDPPLFHRNSWTDVLLAVEQEAAVGNTSTGNQSNENLTGFLSLVLAQGTERKVIRVTDCPLRSNSFTLSWTTSSNISFTVDCQNKVCAAGRRILSSSNATAFYYRSKFPSDIVRVTLTTFAAGEAGEESFVESWHVDESCQVNQWHKISFRRLLRGLEMILPGKPPRTIRNTSALSPDFCITEVSVDGSGVVTWCAPDEPQPSARYLEVVLSAVLSFAAGNAVFLCGRLRRKRRSRDAKGEKYLFRYERRRSSSEESSHYMRYCEPPEPSLPLSSPPPLPQTYPPPLPLKDPPPLPKTYPPPLPLKDPPPLPQTYPPPLPLKGPPPLPPPLA; the protein is encoded by the exons ATGGCTGGACTGAGTCTTATGGTATCGATCCTGACTGGAATCACGTGCGGGTACACTCGGGCAGAAC ATTGCGACTTGTTCCCTTTCCCGATGCTCGAGGGCGCAGAGCCTCACCCCAAGGAAGCGCGCGGCCAAATCCTCCTGAGTCTCCTGCCGGAGGACGAGCACTGGACAGCCGAACTGAATGTCGCCGACAGCGGCTCCGTGTGTGTAGTGAATCTGAAGGACAGCGTGACATTCGACGGAATAGAGGAGGAGTTCATAGTGACGACAGGCAAGGATGGCAAGCAGAACCAGAGCGCCCTCGATCCGCCACTTTTCCACAGGAACTCTTGGACGGACGTATTGCTTGCTGTCGAACAGGAAGCCGCTGTTGGGAATACCTCCACTGGGAATCAGTCCAATGAGAATCTCACGGGCTTCCTGTCTTTGGTGCTGGCGCAGGGTACGGAGCGGAAGGTCATACGCGTCACGGACTGCCCGCTCAGGTCGAATTCTTTTACCTTAAGTTGGACGACATCTAGCAATATATCGTTCACCGTCGACTGCCAAAACAAAG TGTGCGCCGCCGGCCGCCGCATACTGTCCTCTAGCAACGCCACCGCATTCTACTACAGAAGCAAGTTTCCTTCGGATATTGTGCGAGTGACGCTGACCACCTTCGCCGCTGGGGAAGCCGGGGAGGAATCCTTCGTAGAGTCCTGGCACGTGGACGAGAGCTGCCAAGTTAACCAGTGGCACAAGATATCCTTCAGGAGGCTTCTGCGAGGCCTGGAG ATGATTTTGCCCGGGAAACCTCCTAGGACCATTCGAAACACAAGCGCCCTCTCGCCGGACTTCTGCATTACTGAGGTCAGTGTGGACGGCAGTGGCGTCGTGACCTGGTGTGCCCCCGATGAGCCTCAACCGTCGGCACGGT ACCTGGAAGTGGTGTTGTCTGCTGTCTTGAGCTTTGCTGCTGGCAACGCCGTCTTCCTCTGCGGACGACTTCGCAGGAAGAGGAGGTCCAGGGACGCTAAAGGCGAGAAATACCTCTTCCGTTATGAAAGACGTCGTAGTTCCAGTGAGGAGTCGTCCCACTACATGCGTTATTGCGAGCCGCCTGAACCTTCGTTGCCACTGtcatcccctcctccactcccacaAACGTATCCACCTCCACTGCCCCTCAAGGATCCGCCTCCACTCCCAAAAACGTATCCACCTCCACTGCCCCTCAAGGATCCGCCTCCACTCCCACAAACGTATCCACCTCCACTGCCCCTCAAGggtccacctccacttcctccgccgTTAGCATAG